One genomic window of Corynebacterium pseudotuberculosis includes the following:
- a CDS encoding DUF3817 domain-containing protein: MTTSTPIHPERKRRVRQALRYFSISAWATGVMLLVLVVRMICQYGLGLEIPEWGKYIAQVHGLLYIVYLVASLNLGTKARWEPLKWLITALGGVVPFLSFFVESWRRKDVEKTFQLNES; this comes from the coding sequence ATGACTACCTCTACTCCGATTCACCCAGAACGCAAGCGTCGTGTGCGGCAGGCGCTTCGTTATTTTTCTATTTCCGCTTGGGCAACCGGCGTTATGCTGCTGGTTCTTGTCGTACGGATGATTTGTCAGTATGGGCTCGGGCTGGAAATCCCCGAATGGGGTAAATACATTGCCCAGGTTCACGGATTACTCTACATCGTATATCTCGTGGCCTCCTTGAATTTGGGAACCAAAGCCCGTTGGGAGCCGCTCAAGTGGCTCATCACTGCCCTCGGTGGTGTGGTGCCCTTCCTCTCCTTCTTTGTCGAGTCATGGCGACGCAAGGATGTTGAGAAAACTTTCCAGCTCAACGAGTCCTAA
- a CDS encoding CPBP family intramembrane glutamic endopeptidase, with protein MIKIAAMRNLLRDYRIVISLLFIIVYFALTVGLPSIVGDAWAENSIQFGIVLSAVIGIFVFNGPIIQGFHNLKGKYRKLALVIVGFLFFQTIAITISTQFIDGIGGSENQAAVEGSLKGAGGVLATLVLALFAPIVEELVFREALIGWAKSKVIVAVMAVISGVTFLYFHAPFDPAGIAFYLPGTISLIAIYLIFRKNIAASMVAHIVFNTVAAISTFAA; from the coding sequence ATGATTAAAATAGCTGCGATGCGAAATCTTTTGAGAGACTACAGGATTGTAATAAGTCTCTTATTTATTATTGTGTATTTTGCACTGACTGTTGGCTTACCATCCATTGTTGGCGATGCATGGGCTGAAAACTCTATTCAATTTGGCATTGTTTTGTCCGCTGTAATCGGCATATTCGTTTTTAATGGGCCGATTATTCAGGGCTTTCATAACCTTAAGGGCAAGTATCGCAAGCTTGCGTTGGTTATTGTGGGCTTTCTGTTTTTTCAGACAATTGCGATCACAATTTCAACGCAGTTTATTGATGGCATTGGGGGATCGGAGAATCAGGCTGCGGTTGAAGGGTCTTTAAAAGGGGCGGGAGGAGTTCTTGCCACGCTGGTTCTTGCTCTGTTCGCTCCTATTGTTGAGGAGCTGGTCTTCCGTGAAGCGCTTATAGGCTGGGCGAAGAGCAAGGTAATAGTGGCTGTGATGGCGGTTATATCCGGAGTCACTTTCTTGTACTTCCACGCGCCTTTTGATCCGGCAGGAATCGCCTTCTACCTACCGGGCACCATTTCTCTCATCGCGATTTATCTTATTTTTAGGAAAAATATCGCGGCTTCCATGGTTGCGCATATCGTATTTAATACTGTGGCGGCCATTAGTACATTCGCAGCTTAA
- a CDS encoding S1 family peptidase, translating into MPEVYAPLLGDSKLIGVRDRGAPIVDSQPANTIIDPVDWSTVALQDDVKLTRVADSVDHQGRRHGKPVVLTSVKDHRDLREGEVSFDNFGQPICKDGQTSGRTCGVQFMRTQNGVWFAGLVLSGDSGGINFNPVTGEAIGVTSLGFLGLLARAQPIDTALEAAYGIPDGKVNERFSLPESTEPHTPMRTLSGEAKDVDQWVQANRAHIPWVQEKFPENVAPEPIDMEAANSQAAMNFEAGLGEITAQVQDTVNLIHDNPADIASLPGNYQKGGEFLNKLVQNTVEGYVQAFENQK; encoded by the coding sequence GTGCCGGAAGTATATGCTCCTCTTCTGGGCGACTCTAAACTGATTGGAGTACGCGATCGCGGCGCGCCAATTGTAGATTCTCAGCCTGCAAATACCATTATTGATCCCGTAGACTGGTCGACCGTTGCATTGCAGGATGACGTCAAACTGACGCGAGTAGCGGATTCCGTTGATCACCAAGGCCGTCGGCATGGAAAGCCCGTGGTTCTGACCAGCGTTAAAGATCACCGTGATTTGCGTGAAGGGGAAGTTTCTTTTGACAACTTCGGTCAGCCGATTTGTAAAGACGGACAAACCAGCGGCCGTACTTGTGGCGTTCAGTTTATGAGGACGCAAAACGGTGTGTGGTTTGCAGGGCTGGTTCTATCTGGCGACTCTGGCGGAATTAATTTCAACCCGGTTACAGGCGAAGCCATCGGCGTGACTTCACTCGGCTTCCTAGGCCTTCTTGCTCGAGCTCAACCTATTGATACTGCTCTTGAAGCTGCATATGGTATTCCGGACGGCAAAGTCAATGAGCGTTTCTCTTTGCCGGAGTCTACTGAGCCACATACCCCGATGCGTACTTTGTCAGGCGAGGCCAAGGATGTGGACCAATGGGTTCAAGCTAACCGCGCACATATACCTTGGGTACAGGAGAAGTTCCCGGAGAATGTTGCACCTGAGCCGATTGATATGGAAGCCGCAAATTCTCAGGCTGCCATGAATTTTGAAGCAGGTCTGGGAGAAATTACCGCACAGGTGCAGGATACGGTCAACCTTATTCATGACAATCCAGCCGACATCGCTTCCCTTCCTGGAAATTATCAAAAAGGCGGAGAGTTCCTGAATAAGCTGGTACAGAATACCGTTGAAGGGTATGTCCAAGCTTTTGAAAATCAAAAATAA
- a CDS encoding DUF418 domain-containing protein, whose amino-acid sequence MITTHALLAKIDRVKNRIEWLDVVRGIALCGIAFANIGTLWKIAAPRSFSYDLMQLLVQQRFFPVFSFLFGLGFGLMWAKGYGRIPLLRRFLFIGALGALHQLIHPGEALLFYAAAALFILLPSTYMPRAWTLVFGIVATVLAAPFGGPLLIPGLFLLGSSISQFGIPYLLAEKHRGPAYALTIFIPIAVIASWLQWQNKINAGFSSESAIAGLAIAATWLCVAILAMHTPARSFLQAAFAPMGRLALSNYIGATLIMLASRKMFDIPETSEAWDIAFFFVAGMLVVQILCSWIWDRAFGQGPLERLWRMVTWWSFTPKRSNNYVRTTPSETVNNVRQPVLES is encoded by the coding sequence TTGATTACAACACACGCATTATTGGCAAAGATAGATCGTGTGAAAAATCGTATTGAGTGGCTCGACGTTGTTCGAGGAATAGCATTGTGTGGAATCGCATTTGCCAACATTGGCACTTTGTGGAAGATTGCTGCGCCCAGGAGCTTCTCCTACGACCTTATGCAGTTGCTAGTTCAGCAACGTTTCTTTCCGGTCTTTTCTTTCCTCTTTGGCCTTGGATTCGGTTTAATGTGGGCTAAGGGGTACGGGCGTATCCCCTTGCTGCGCCGTTTCTTGTTCATTGGTGCCTTGGGGGCGCTTCATCAATTGATACATCCGGGCGAGGCGCTCTTATTTTATGCCGCAGCCGCCTTATTCATTCTGCTCCCCTCTACCTACATGCCCCGAGCATGGACTCTGGTTTTTGGCATCGTAGCAACGGTCCTTGCAGCGCCTTTCGGCGGACCACTCCTGATTCCAGGCTTGTTCCTCCTAGGCAGCAGTATCTCCCAATTCGGAATCCCTTATCTCTTAGCAGAAAAACATCGAGGTCCTGCCTATGCGCTGACAATTTTTATCCCCATTGCTGTCATCGCTAGTTGGTTACAGTGGCAGAACAAAATCAACGCTGGTTTTAGTTCTGAATCGGCAATCGCCGGACTGGCAATTGCAGCCACGTGGCTCTGCGTCGCTATCCTGGCAATGCACACACCGGCCCGCTCCTTTTTACAAGCAGCTTTTGCGCCGATGGGCCGTCTTGCGCTTAGCAACTACATTGGCGCCACACTCATCATGCTAGCTAGCAGAAAAATGTTCGACATTCCGGAAACCTCAGAAGCTTGGGATATCGCGTTTTTCTTTGTCGCCGGCATGCTCGTTGTACAGATTCTATGCAGTTGGATATGGGACCGGGCTTTTGGCCAAGGACCGTTAGAGAGGCTTTGGCGGATGGTCACATGGTGGAGCTTTACCCCCAAGCGCTCAAATAATTATGTACGCACTACTCCATCGGAAACCGTTAATAACGTACGGCAACCCGTTCTGGAGAGCTAA
- a CDS encoding response regulator — translation MIRIVLADDQAMVRTGFHMILEAQPDMEVVYEASDGVEALEAISRLRPDVALLDIRMPRMNGLQVAEQVAPQLATVMVTTFNDDAYVDTALEYGARGYLLKDAGPELLVEAIRSAYRGDVLISPEVLSLLLDRRSKPNTSSSDLPLTCRELEVARLIAYGRTNQEIATELFISLSTVKTHVARIQERLDVRNRVEIAAALWRSGEMSA, via the coding sequence ATGATTCGTATCGTGCTTGCCGACGACCAAGCCATGGTGCGTACCGGATTCCATATGATCCTTGAAGCCCAACCCGACATGGAGGTGGTCTATGAAGCATCTGACGGCGTGGAGGCTCTCGAGGCCATCAGCAGACTCCGACCAGACGTAGCTTTGCTAGATATCCGAATGCCGAGAATGAACGGGCTGCAAGTTGCTGAACAAGTTGCTCCCCAGTTGGCCACGGTGATGGTCACAACCTTTAACGATGACGCCTACGTGGACACAGCCTTAGAGTACGGAGCGCGTGGATATCTGCTCAAAGATGCTGGGCCAGAACTACTCGTAGAAGCTATCCGTTCTGCGTATCGTGGCGATGTACTCATCTCCCCCGAAGTACTCTCGCTATTGCTCGACCGCCGTTCTAAGCCTAATACTAGTTCTTCCGATCTTCCGCTGACCTGTCGAGAACTCGAAGTCGCACGACTTATTGCTTATGGACGCACAAATCAAGAAATCGCCACAGAACTCTTCATTTCACTTTCAACGGTAAAAACCCACGTCGCACGGATTCAAGAACGCCTAGATGTCCGGAATAGAGTCGAAATTGCGGCCGCATTATGGCGATCGGGAGAAATGTCCGCGTAA
- a CDS encoding sensor histidine kinase codes for MLFLRRHLTGFQLALLLLPLPLAAAIEFTSTGNFALMLAALFAGLCAALGIKNHRWQLALWGSLFATIVGYALGSYWTSSSNWALVILAGVLAANTSPRWMSITAAVTAILIPLRLVFFDVSMIIIWLLVIIATIVSFAIGAIVHSERARLKDHEAAITAQVKNDIADDLHDIVAHEIAGIVVLAQAGRAQKNSGSSQLLEQIESSGKRALEAIRDTVSQTRTAPVSATIADIERLVNDFAGETTFTARTQASTKTLITAERVISESLTNVLRHAHGAAISVRLEDVAQGLKIIVEDSGGLPTPGLNNGSGSGLYSLEKRIRAMGGLFRLARMKKVGKWRL; via the coding sequence GTGCTTTTCCTTCGACGCCACCTCACGGGATTTCAGCTCGCTTTGCTCCTACTCCCTTTACCGCTGGCAGCGGCAATTGAGTTTACATCGACAGGAAACTTTGCCCTCATGCTAGCTGCGCTGTTTGCTGGATTGTGTGCAGCACTCGGCATTAAGAATCATCGTTGGCAACTGGCGCTGTGGGGAAGCCTCTTTGCCACCATCGTCGGCTATGCGCTGGGCAGCTATTGGACAAGCTCATCCAACTGGGCATTAGTCATCTTGGCAGGCGTACTCGCAGCCAATACGTCGCCCCGCTGGATGTCTATCACTGCAGCGGTTACCGCAATACTTATCCCACTGCGGCTGGTATTTTTTGACGTGTCCATGATTATCATATGGTTGCTCGTTATTATCGCGACCATAGTGAGCTTTGCAATTGGCGCTATTGTCCACTCTGAACGAGCGCGCTTGAAAGACCATGAAGCCGCAATTACAGCACAGGTAAAAAATGATATTGCGGATGATCTCCACGACATCGTGGCCCATGAAATCGCCGGTATCGTTGTCCTAGCGCAGGCTGGACGAGCACAAAAAAATTCCGGCTCAAGCCAACTTTTGGAACAGATTGAATCATCTGGAAAGCGCGCCCTGGAGGCAATCCGGGACACAGTGTCTCAAACCCGCACCGCGCCAGTGAGCGCCACAATCGCGGACATCGAACGCCTAGTCAACGATTTCGCAGGAGAGACTACTTTTACCGCGCGCACTCAAGCAAGCACCAAAACTCTTATCACGGCGGAACGTGTGATCTCCGAGTCGCTCACCAACGTGCTAAGACACGCCCATGGCGCAGCAATATCCGTAAGATTAGAGGACGTAGCACAAGGACTAAAGATAATAGTTGAAGATTCGGGTGGCCTTCCTACTCCCGGGCTAAATAATGGCTCCGGAAGCGGGTTATATAGCTTAGAAAAACGCATACGTGCGATGGGAGGGCTTTTCAGGCTGGCCCGCATGAAAAAGGTTGGAAAGTGGAGGCTGTAA